A region of Thiobacter sp. AK1 DNA encodes the following proteins:
- the bamC gene encoding outer membrane protein assembly factor BamC, with amino-acid sequence MKRGIKSGMALLLIATLSIGGCSMSLETKKIDYKSAGKIPPLDVPPDLTATTPDDRYVVPDVTPRGSATLSAYQQERQARPTTANATAGNLLPDLANVRVERAGNQRWLVVKAPPEQVWPVVRDFWQELGFIIKTEQPEAGIMETDWAENRAKIPQDFIRNILGKVLDSLYSTAERDKFRTRLEPGKEPGTTEVYISHRGMYEVLEGGDGGQRTIWQPRPPDPELEAEMLRRLMVRFGVEESRSKTLLATSKDVDRARLDRRPDGSASLVLDDAFDRAWRRVGLALDRVGFTVVDRDRSQGLYYVRYLDPEAEDTKKKDDGWFSKLAFWRSRDKQQKPEEFRVRVTEVNEATRVAIEDKQGAPDKSETASKILNLLYEQLK; translated from the coding sequence ATGAAACGAGGTATCAAATCGGGGATGGCGCTGCTTTTGATCGCCACCCTCTCCATCGGCGGCTGTTCCATGTCGCTGGAGACTAAGAAGATCGACTACAAGTCGGCGGGCAAGATCCCGCCCCTGGACGTGCCGCCCGACCTCACCGCCACCACGCCGGATGATCGCTACGTGGTGCCCGATGTCACGCCACGGGGCAGCGCCACGCTCTCGGCCTACCAACAAGAACGCCAGGCACGCCCAACCACCGCCAACGCCACGGCGGGCAATCTTTTACCGGACCTGGCCAACGTTCGCGTGGAACGCGCAGGCAACCAGCGCTGGCTCGTGGTGAAAGCCCCGCCGGAGCAGGTCTGGCCCGTCGTGCGCGATTTCTGGCAGGAGCTGGGCTTCATCATCAAGACCGAGCAACCGGAAGCCGGCATCATGGAAACCGACTGGGCGGAGAACCGGGCCAAGATCCCGCAGGATTTCATCCGCAACATCCTGGGCAAGGTGCTGGATAGCCTGTATTCCACCGCCGAGCGGGACAAGTTCCGCACCCGTCTGGAGCCAGGCAAGGAGCCGGGCACCACCGAGGTCTATATCAGCCATCGCGGCATGTACGAGGTCTTGGAAGGCGGCGATGGCGGCCAGCGCACCATCTGGCAGCCCCGCCCGCCCGATCCTGAGCTGGAGGCGGAAATGCTGCGCCGCCTGATGGTGCGCTTCGGTGTGGAGGAAAGTCGCAGCAAGACGCTGCTCGCCACCAGCAAGGACGTGGACCGCGCCCGGCTCGACCGCCGCCCGGACGGCAGCGCCAGCCTGGTGCTGGACGATGCCTTCGACCGCGCGTGGCGGCGGGTGGGACTGGCCCTCGACCGCGTCGGCTTCACCGTGGTGGACCGAGATCGCTCCCAGGGTCTCTACTACGTGCGCTACCTGGATCCAGAGGCGGAAGACACCAAGAAGAAAGACGACGGCTGGTTCTCCAAACTCGCCTTCTGGCGCAGTCGCGACAAGCAGCAAAAACCGGAAGAGTTCCGGGTGCGCGTGACCGAGGTCAACGAGGCCACGCGGGTGGCCATCGAGGACAAGCAAGGCGCGCCGGACAAGTCGGAGACCGCCAGCAAGATCCTCAACCTTCTCTATGAGCAGCTGAAGTAA
- a CDS encoding MBL fold metallo-hydrolase, with product MRFACLGSGSEGNALLVESGKTRLLLDCGFNLRETTARLARLGRSPSDLSAILVSHEHGDHVGGVPRLAAKFGLPVWLSHGTHLQLAAIGQMPEQFHLFDTHHPFAVGDLWIQPFPVPHDAREPTQFVFSDGAYRLGVLTDLGRSTRHIETMLDRVDALVLECNHDVELLAAGPYPPTLKRRVAGDYGHLSNAAAAALLAKLDTRRLKHIIAAHLSRTNNRPGLARQALAQVLACEQDWIAIADQDTGLDWRQLL from the coding sequence ATGCGCTTCGCCTGCCTCGGCAGCGGCAGCGAGGGCAACGCCTTGCTGGTCGAGTCAGGCAAGACGCGCCTGCTCCTCGACTGCGGCTTCAACCTCAGGGAAACCACGGCGCGGCTGGCGCGGCTAGGACGTTCGCCCAGTGATCTCAGCGCTATCCTAGTCAGCCACGAGCACGGCGATCACGTCGGTGGCGTGCCCCGGCTCGCGGCGAAATTCGGCTTGCCGGTGTGGCTCAGCCACGGCACCCATCTGCAGCTGGCAGCAATAGGACAGATGCCAGAGCAGTTTCATCTGTTCGACACGCATCACCCCTTCGCCGTAGGCGATCTGTGGATCCAGCCTTTCCCGGTGCCCCACGATGCGCGCGAGCCTACCCAATTCGTCTTCAGCGACGGCGCGTATCGCCTCGGTGTGCTCACCGACCTGGGTCGCAGCACGCGTCACATCGAAACCATGCTCGATCGCGTCGATGCCTTGGTTCTGGAATGCAACCACGACGTGGAGCTGCTCGCCGCGGGGCCGTATCCCCCAACCCTCAAGCGGCGGGTGGCGGGCGACTACGGGCACCTGAGCAATGCCGCCGCTGCGGCACTCCTCGCCAAACTGGACACGCGGCGGCTCAAGCACATCATCGCCGCTCATCTATCACGCACCAACAACCGGCCAGGGCTTGCGCGGCAGGCGCTCGCCCAAGTGCTGGCATGCGAGCAGGACTGGATCGCGATCGCCGACCAGGATACCGGCCTGGACTGGCGGCAGCTTCTGTAA
- a CDS encoding transposase has protein sequence MGAKRKQHSGEFKAQVAMAARAGDKTLAELASEYGVHPTMISTWKQERVKNAKNLFERGNKKAADPQAVIDNL, from the coding sequence ATGGGAGCAAAGCGCAAGCAGCACAGTGGGGAATTCAAGGCGCAAGTCGCGATGGCGGCACGGGCGGGGGACAAGACCCTGGCGGAGCTGGCCTCGGAATACGGGGTGCATCCGACGATGATCAGCACCTGGAAACAGGAACGGGTAAAGAACGCCAAGAACCTTTTCGAGCGGGGCAACAAGAAAGCCGCCGACCCGCAGGCGGTGATCGACAACCTGTAG
- a CDS encoding ribbon-helix-helix domain-containing protein, with the protein MKIFIEEHDALDHMFNACTTAQITEFIPEKRGFRIHGHSTTIALERAFWNVLEDMARELGLTLPKLIQRVHDGCLVANDKNIASCLRVICVKWLMIYSQGEAVDATALLG; encoded by the coding sequence ATGAAGATCTTCATCGAGGAGCACGACGCCCTTGATCATATGTTCAACGCCTGCACCACGGCGCAGATCACGGAGTTCATCCCGGAAAAACGCGGTTTCCGCATCCACGGTCACAGCACCACCATCGCTCTGGAGCGTGCCTTCTGGAACGTGCTGGAGGACATGGCGCGGGAACTGGGACTAACCCTGCCCAAGCTCATCCAGCGCGTTCATGACGGCTGTCTGGTGGCCAACGACAAGAACATCGCCTCTTGCCTGCGCGTCATCTGCGTCAAGTGGCTGATGATCTACAGCCAGGGCGAGGCGGTGGATGCCACCGCCTTGCTGGGTTGA
- a CDS encoding YeeE/YedE thiosulfate transporter family protein → MIKGVVLLDEDLHLLLSYRFFRLQRRHKCLARYLCPRGAKRRLLAKITTTGRARWPILASTIQQGGKVELFKKTLDPVFALAVIAVLDIFLFLTIGAWTVGGGETMMTGLMAQAILGEDLKRLPFWSLVFQPHWDYWKMYISLGMFFGAFLGAVLSKEFYLRVPRRLSEWVMITLGGLLMGVGIRLAFVCNVSTFFGLTPEMNLGGYLAVSGIVAGAWVGSLVYKKMLEG, encoded by the coding sequence ATGATCAAGGGCGTCGTGCTCCTCGATGAAGATCTTCATCTGCTCCTCTCCTATCGTTTCTTCCGATTACAACGCAGACACAAGTGCTTAGCAAGGTATCTCTGCCCGCGCGGCGCGAAGCGTCGCCTGTTGGCAAAGATTACTACCACGGGGCGAGCACGCTGGCCTATCCTTGCTTCAACGATACAACAAGGAGGCAAGGTGGAACTCTTCAAAAAAACGCTGGATCCGGTGTTCGCCCTGGCGGTGATCGCCGTGCTCGACATCTTTCTCTTCCTGACCATCGGCGCCTGGACCGTGGGCGGCGGCGAAACCATGATGACCGGCCTCATGGCTCAGGCCATCCTGGGTGAAGACCTTAAGCGCCTGCCCTTCTGGAGCCTGGTGTTCCAGCCCCACTGGGACTACTGGAAGATGTACATCAGCCTGGGCATGTTCTTCGGTGCCTTCCTCGGTGCGGTGCTCAGCAAGGAGTTCTACCTGCGGGTGCCGCGCCGCCTATCGGAATGGGTAATGATCACCCTGGGTGGTCTACTCATGGGCGTAGGCATCCGCCTCGCCTTCGTCTGCAACGTGTCTACCTTTTTCGGCCTCACCCCGGAAATGAACCTGGGTGGCTACCTGGCCGTCTCCGGCATCGTCGCCGGCGCCTGGGTCGGTTCCCTCGTGTACAAAAAAATGTTGGAGGGGTAA
- a CDS encoding YeeE/YedE thiosulfate transporter family protein yields MSTIAECMIAFIFGSVVGLLVQRSRFCNTAALRDAIMFQTYRNTKALLVAMMILTLGFTAFMTVGAGHPLDFDVGLNTFLGLFLFGVGMVLAGACTVSTWVKAAEGNVGAVWALLFTFIGMFLFSLLWSYNQWPPAPASMTGDPNPEALQAGFANARTLQEKTGIPAIVFGLIQFAVLLGIYRAIRRKEKAREQDDAHE; encoded by the coding sequence ATGTCCACCATCGCCGAATGCATGATCGCCTTCATTTTCGGTAGCGTCGTAGGCCTTTTGGTGCAGCGCTCCCGGTTCTGCAACACCGCCGCCTTGCGCGATGCCATCATGTTCCAGACCTATCGCAACACCAAGGCGTTACTGGTGGCCATGATGATTCTCACCCTGGGCTTCACCGCCTTCATGACCGTGGGCGCAGGTCATCCCTTGGATTTCGATGTGGGCCTCAATACCTTTCTGGGCCTGTTCCTGTTCGGGGTGGGCATGGTGCTCGCCGGCGCCTGCACCGTTTCCACGTGGGTAAAGGCCGCGGAGGGCAACGTGGGCGCCGTATGGGCGCTGCTGTTCACCTTCATCGGCATGTTTCTCTTTTCTCTGCTCTGGTCCTACAACCAGTGGCCGCCGGCGCCCGCCTCCATGACTGGTGACCCCAATCCCGAAGCGCTGCAGGCGGGTTTTGCCAATGCCCGTACCCTACAGGAAAAAACCGGCATCCCCGCCATTGTCTTCGGCCTGATCCAGTTCGCCGTGCTGCTCGGCATTTACCGGGCGATCCGGCGCAAGGAAAAGGCTCGCGAACAGGATGACGCTCACGAATGA
- a CDS encoding sulfurtransferase TusA family protein, which yields MGLFANKKTQSAGSGGSATLPNGQMVTVARQVDAIGDSCPRPQLMTKKAMGELTSGQVLEVIVDNPTSMEALPPMCAELHCEHLGTVNTGRAWHVYLRKL from the coding sequence ATGGGACTTTTTGCTAACAAGAAAACGCAAAGCGCAGGCAGCGGGGGCAGCGCGACCCTACCGAACGGGCAGATGGTGACCGTGGCGCGGCAGGTGGATGCCATCGGCGACTCCTGTCCCCGCCCCCAGCTCATGACCAAGAAGGCGATGGGCGAGCTTACTTCCGGCCAAGTGCTGGAGGTGATTGTGGACAACCCCACCTCGATGGAAGCCCTGCCACCCATGTGCGCGGAACTCCACTGTGAGCATCTGGGCACGGTCAATACCGGTCGCGCCTGGCATGTGTATCTGAGGAAACTGTGA
- a CDS encoding rhodanese-like domain-containing protein, protein MRALFWLLACTILPARAELGLRPVLPPPGVEVVLLDVRPLAVCQARSVARARCLPASDFLDVQGRLAPWREVVWLMSTAGLTGAEAVIVLGDDGVDRRFVAGLLELAGQRRVWLVERPVPALWKSGWPAGQGRPRDFARQVAYTAPMREGDIVLPHEPRPAATVTAADVRSAVTRWVELRLAGKQWRILLGGQT, encoded by the coding sequence ATGCGCGCCCTGTTCTGGCTGCTCGCTTGCACGATCTTGCCTGCCCGCGCCGAGCTGGGTCTGCGCCCCGTGCTTCCCCCGCCCGGGGTCGAAGTGGTGCTCCTCGACGTGCGACCGCTGGCAGTCTGTCAGGCGCGTTCGGTGGCGCGCGCCCGCTGCCTACCCGCTTCCGACTTTCTCGATGTCCAGGGACGACTCGCGCCCTGGCGGGAGGTGGTGTGGCTGATGAGCACCGCCGGGCTCACCGGCGCCGAAGCCGTGATCGTTCTCGGCGATGATGGCGTCGACCGTCGCTTCGTCGCAGGCTTGTTGGAGCTTGCCGGTCAGCGCCGGGTGTGGTTGGTGGAACGGCCCGTGCCCGCTCTGTGGAAGAGCGGCTGGCCCGCCGGGCAAGGTCGCCCCCGGGATTTCGCGCGCCAAGTGGCTTATACGGCGCCAATGCGCGAAGGCGACATCGTTCTACCCCATGAGCCGCGCCCCGCTGCCACCGTGACCGCTGCCGATGTGCGCAGCGCAGTGACGCGCTGGGTGGAGTTGCGGCTAGCCGGCAAGCAGTGGCGCATCCTTCTCGGGGGACAGACATGA
- a CDS encoding sulfurtransferase has protein sequence MKTLASMRTTLLGFCALLLFWSMTALAATPLVDVAWVKANIGKPGIVFLDLQPPADYLRGHIPGAVNTSFEKDGWREERARDKVPDMLPENLDKLAALIGRLGIDNKTHVVLVPPGQSHLDMGWATRIYWTFKVLGHDEVSILDGGMKAYTADKKNPLQAGPITPEPKTFVVHFRPEYLATVDDVKHALASKKVVLVDLRPEDQYVGINRNPKATMNGTLPGAKNLPSPWLTDNAGGTFRNLEQLRELAKIAGVPTTGPQIEFCNTGHFAANGWFVMHELLGNKEAKLYDGSMVEWTLTKAGPVEQKVKLP, from the coding sequence ATGAAAACGCTCGCCTCCATGCGCACGACCCTTCTCGGGTTCTGCGCGCTGCTTTTGTTCTGGTCCATGACCGCACTCGCCGCGACACCGTTGGTGGATGTGGCATGGGTCAAGGCCAACATTGGCAAACCCGGCATTGTCTTCCTCGACTTGCAACCGCCGGCGGATTACCTGCGCGGCCACATTCCAGGGGCGGTCAACACCAGTTTCGAAAAAGATGGCTGGCGCGAGGAGCGTGCCCGCGACAAGGTGCCGGACATGTTGCCCGAAAATCTCGACAAGCTGGCCGCACTCATCGGCCGACTGGGGATCGACAACAAGACCCATGTAGTGCTCGTCCCCCCAGGCCAGAGCCATTTGGACATGGGCTGGGCCACACGCATCTACTGGACATTCAAGGTGCTTGGCCACGATGAGGTGTCCATCCTCGACGGTGGCATGAAGGCCTACACTGCAGACAAGAAAAACCCGCTGCAGGCCGGGCCCATTACTCCTGAGCCCAAAACCTTTGTGGTCCATTTCCGACCCGAATACCTGGCCACCGTGGATGACGTGAAACACGCGCTGGCCAGCAAAAAAGTAGTTTTGGTGGACCTGCGCCCCGAGGACCAATACGTGGGCATCAATCGCAATCCCAAGGCCACCATGAACGGCACCCTACCAGGGGCGAAGAACCTCCCTTCGCCTTGGCTCACGGATAACGCCGGCGGGACCTTCCGTAATCTGGAACAGCTCAGGGAACTGGCCAAGATCGCTGGCGTCCCGACCACGGGGCCTCAGATCGAGTTCTGCAACACGGGCCATTTCGCCGCCAACGGCTGGTTCGTCATGCACGAACTCTTAGGGAACAAGGAGGCCAAGCTCTATGACGGCTCCATGGTGGAATGGACCCTCACCAAGGCCGGGCCGGTGGAACAGAAGGTCAAGCTGCCCTGA
- the mtnA gene encoding S-methyl-5-thioribose-1-phosphate isomerase: MRIDGQPTRTIAPLEDGRGVRIIDQTLLPHRLELRVLRSLEDAAEAISAMRVRGAPLIGATAAYGVALAMQEDASETHLEIACARLLATRPTAVNLPWALERMQRTLAPLAPTARREAAWQEAAAICEEDVALNAAIGRHGLTLIAALHRKQGQPVQVMTHCNAGWLATVDWGTALAPVYMAHDAGIPVHVWVSETRPRNQGAALTAWELARHGVPHAVIADNAAGHLMQRGDVDLVIVGADRVAANGDVANKIGTYLKALAARDNGVPFYVAVPGPSIDWRLDEGRAIPIEVRAPREVTHVTGVDAEDKLREVRLTPASSDALNPAFDVTPARLVTGLITERGVLVAQKAALRQAYPEAECP, translated from the coding sequence ATGAGAATCGACGGCCAGCCCACACGCACCATCGCGCCCCTCGAAGATGGCCGTGGGGTACGCATCATCGACCAGACGCTATTGCCCCACCGTCTGGAATTGCGCGTGCTGCGCTCACTGGAGGATGCGGCCGAGGCAATCTCAGCGATGCGGGTGCGGGGCGCGCCGCTGATCGGGGCCACGGCGGCCTACGGGGTGGCCCTGGCGATGCAGGAAGACGCTTCGGAAACCCATCTGGAAATCGCCTGCGCGCGTTTGCTCGCCACGCGTCCCACGGCGGTGAACCTGCCCTGGGCGCTGGAACGCATGCAGCGTACGTTGGCGCCGCTTGCGCCCACGGCGCGACGGGAGGCTGCCTGGCAGGAGGCGGCAGCCATCTGCGAAGAGGACGTGGCACTCAACGCGGCCATCGGCCGTCATGGACTCACGCTCATCGCAGCGCTGCACCGCAAACAAGGCCAGCCGGTGCAGGTGATGACCCATTGCAATGCGGGGTGGCTTGCCACCGTGGATTGGGGCACCGCGCTGGCGCCGGTTTACATGGCCCACGACGCGGGCATTCCCGTGCACGTGTGGGTGAGCGAGACCCGGCCGCGCAATCAGGGCGCCGCCCTCACCGCCTGGGAGCTGGCGCGCCACGGCGTGCCCCATGCGGTGATCGCGGATAATGCCGCCGGCCATCTCATGCAGCGGGGTGATGTGGATCTGGTGATCGTCGGCGCCGACCGCGTGGCGGCCAACGGCGACGTGGCCAACAAGATCGGCACCTATCTCAAGGCGTTGGCGGCGCGCGACAACGGCGTGCCTTTTTATGTCGCCGTGCCCGGCCCCAGCATCGACTGGCGGCTCGATGAGGGACGCGCCATTCCCATTGAGGTGCGCGCGCCGCGGGAGGTGACCCATGTCACCGGTGTCGATGCGGAAGATAAGCTACGGGAAGTGCGTCTGACGCCGGCGAGCAGTGATGCCCTCAATCCCGCCTTCGACGTGACACCGGCGCGTCTCGTCACCGGCCTCATCACCGAGCGGGGCGTGCTCGTTGCGCAGAAAGCAGCGCTGCGCCAGGCCTATCCCGAAGCCGAATGCCCATGA
- a CDS encoding class II aldolase/adducin family protein encodes MNDESSLREALAETSRETVRRGLNRGTAGNVSVRLGDGLLITPSGLPADTLTPQHMVRMDMTGHHQGPLKPSSEWRIHRDIYAAKPEVNAVVHAHAPHAVSLSCLRVPIPPFHYMVAVAGGKDIPCARYATFGTQALSDAVLEALATRRACLMANHGLVAVGADLANALALAEEVEELAAQYWRARLLGEPVLLSDAEMDEVLERFKCYGQRGR; translated from the coding sequence ATGAACGATGAAAGCAGTCTGCGCGAAGCGCTCGCTGAAACCAGCCGGGAGACCGTGCGACGGGGACTCAATCGCGGCACGGCGGGAAATGTCAGCGTGCGGCTCGGCGATGGACTCCTCATCACACCCAGTGGTCTGCCCGCCGATACCCTGACCCCCCAGCACATGGTGCGCATGGACATGACGGGTCACCACCAAGGCCCCCTCAAGCCTTCCAGTGAATGGCGCATTCATCGCGACATCTATGCCGCCAAACCCGAGGTGAATGCCGTGGTGCATGCGCACGCGCCGCATGCTGTGAGCCTGTCCTGCCTGCGTGTGCCCATCCCACCGTTCCACTACATGGTCGCGGTCGCGGGCGGCAAGGACATTCCCTGTGCCCGTTATGCCACCTTTGGCACGCAGGCCCTGTCGGACGCGGTGCTAGAGGCATTGGCCACACGCCGCGCCTGTCTGATGGCCAACCATGGCCTGGTGGCGGTCGGAGCCGACTTGGCCAACGCGCTGGCGCTCGCTGAAGAGGTGGAGGAACTGGCCGCCCAGTACTGGCGCGCACGTCTGCTGGGTGAACCCGTCCTCCTCAGCGACGCCGAGATGGACGAGGTGCTCGAGCGTTTCAAGTGCTACGGGCAGCGGGGCCGCTGA